Proteins encoded by one window of Methanobacterium sp. CWC-01:
- the purM gene encoding phosphoribosylformylglycinamidine cyclo-ligase — protein sequence MVTYSESGVDIDLEEVTVEAMVSQLKSTLKLQDVITDTGHFAALLRLGDKALAMSTDGVGSKILVAELMDKYDTVGIDCVAMVVNDILCVGAKPLAMVDYLAVEKPDPEIASQLGKGLAEGSLDANIAMIGGETASLPGIVHNLDLAGTGIGIVDTNRIISGEEIREGDAVIGIGSSGIHSNGLSLARKAFFEEAQLKISDPLPDYPDITVGEVLLEPTRIYVKPVMDLLSEVDVHGLAHITGGGFNNLKRLKKGLSYHLDNLPDPMPVFESIYSLGVPLEEMYRVFNMGVGFAIITHPENVQQTLKIITKYYPAQQIGKVVADGKGQVKLKTMEKSWIEL from the coding sequence ATGGTAACCTATTCTGAATCAGGAGTGGATATAGACCTGGAAGAGGTCACAGTGGAGGCTATGGTATCTCAGCTTAAATCTACCCTGAAACTTCAAGATGTAATTACCGACACCGGTCACTTCGCCGCTCTTTTACGACTGGGTGATAAAGCCCTGGCCATGAGCACCGATGGAGTGGGAAGCAAAATACTGGTCGCGGAGCTTATGGATAAATATGACACAGTGGGTATTGACTGCGTGGCCATGGTGGTAAATGATATCCTCTGTGTGGGTGCCAAACCATTAGCCATGGTGGATTACCTGGCCGTGGAAAAACCAGACCCTGAAATAGCATCACAGCTTGGCAAAGGACTTGCCGAAGGATCTTTGGATGCTAATATCGCCATGATTGGTGGTGAGACTGCTTCTTTACCCGGAATAGTGCATAATCTTGATTTAGCAGGAACAGGTATTGGGATAGTAGACACCAACAGAATAATTAGTGGGGAAGAAATTCGGGAAGGAGACGCTGTAATTGGTATAGGCAGTAGCGGTATTCACAGCAATGGATTAAGTCTGGCTCGTAAAGCCTTTTTTGAAGAAGCCCAGCTAAAAATATCAGATCCATTACCCGATTATCCTGATATCACCGTGGGGGAGGTACTTTTAGAACCGACCCGCATCTATGTTAAGCCGGTTATGGATCTTTTAAGTGAAGTGGATGTTCATGGTCTGGCCCATATTACAGGTGGCGGTTTTAACAACCTAAAAAGGCTCAAAAAAGGATTGAGTTACCATTTAGATAATCTACCAGATCCTATGCCTGTTTTTGAGTCAATTTATTCACTGGGAGTTCCTCTGGAAGAGATGTACCGTGTTTTCAATATGGGGGTTGGTTTTGCCATTATCACCCATCCAGAGAACGTCCAGCAGACTTTAAAAATCATTACGAAATACTATCCGGCCCAGCAGATAGGTAAGGTTGTGGCCGATGGGAAAGGACAGGTAAAACTTAAAACTATGGAAAAATCATGGATCGAACTTTAA
- a CDS encoding beta-CASP ribonuclease aCPSF1 yields MGSEIQEIKNTIVQRLPKRVQVAKVEFEGPEVVIYTKNPEIITENGDLIRDLAKDLRKRIIIRSDKSVLMEPEASIDHIHQIVPQDAKITNISFDDVTCEVIIEARKPGLVIGKYGATSREIVKQIGWAPKILRTPPISSEVIQRIRRTLRKNSKERKKILQELGNRIHRPVYMENEWARITALGGFREVGRSSLFLQTSNSKILLDCGVNVAGSDDKSSYPYLNVPEFVLDDLDAVIISHAHLDHSGFLPYLYHYGYDGPVYCTTPTRDLMTLLQLDHIDIAHREDSPLPFNVKHVKKCIKHTITLDYGEVTDIAPDIRLTLHNAGHILGSAITHMHIGDGQHNFVYTGDFKFERSRLLEPAVSKFPRIESLVMESTYGGHDDVQPTRNDAEKKLIKTIYHTLGRGGKVLVPVFAVGRAQELMIVLEEYMRHGIIDEVPIYIDGMIWEANAIHTARPEYLSKDLRDQIFHMGRNPFISDVFHKVNGIEKRRDIIEGEPAIILSTSGMLTGGNSVEYFKWLCEDEKSSLVFVGYQSEGSLGRRIQKGWKEIPLKEDGKTNVYNVKMQITTIEGFSGHSDRKQLMDYIRRISPKPEKILVCHGDNYKTLDLASSIYRSYKIETKTPMNLETVRIQ; encoded by the coding sequence ATGGGTTCAGAGATTCAAGAAATCAAAAATACCATAGTACAAAGATTGCCCAAAAGAGTGCAAGTAGCCAAAGTGGAATTCGAGGGACCGGAGGTGGTCATATACACCAAAAATCCGGAGATCATTACTGAAAATGGTGATCTTATACGGGATCTGGCCAAGGACCTCCGCAAAAGGATCATCATCCGCTCGGACAAGTCTGTGCTCATGGAGCCAGAGGCCTCCATCGACCACATCCACCAGATCGTTCCCCAGGATGCCAAGATAACTAACATCTCATTCGATGACGTTACTTGCGAGGTTATTATCGAAGCCCGAAAGCCAGGATTGGTAATAGGTAAATACGGGGCTACTTCCAGAGAGATCGTAAAACAGATAGGTTGGGCCCCTAAAATTCTTAGAACACCCCCAATATCCTCCGAAGTAATTCAAAGGATAAGAAGAACTCTCAGAAAGAATAGTAAAGAGAGGAAAAAAATTTTACAGGAATTGGGAAATCGTATACACCGGCCGGTTTATATGGAAAATGAATGGGCCCGTATAACGGCTTTAGGTGGTTTTAGAGAGGTCGGCCGTTCCTCATTATTTTTACAGACCAGTAACAGTAAAATACTGCTTGATTGTGGTGTTAACGTTGCGGGAAGCGATGATAAAAGTTCTTACCCCTATTTAAACGTTCCAGAATTTGTTTTAGACGATCTGGATGCGGTGATCATATCCCACGCCCACCTGGACCACTCTGGATTCCTTCCTTACCTTTATCATTACGGTTATGATGGGCCAGTATACTGCACCACCCCTACCCGAGACCTCATGACGCTTCTTCAACTCGATCACATTGATATAGCCCATCGAGAAGATAGTCCCCTCCCATTTAACGTTAAACATGTGAAAAAGTGCATTAAACACACCATAACCCTGGATTACGGGGAAGTAACAGATATCGCCCCGGACATCCGCCTGACACTCCACAACGCCGGTCACATCCTGGGATCGGCCATCACCCACATGCACATCGGTGACGGACAACACAACTTTGTATACACCGGAGATTTCAAATTTGAACGAAGCAGGCTCTTGGAGCCAGCAGTATCCAAGTTCCCACGTATAGAATCTCTGGTTATGGAGAGTACCTACGGAGGCCACGATGATGTGCAGCCCACCCGAAACGATGCCGAAAAAAAGCTGATAAAAACCATATACCACACTCTGGGAAGGGGTGGTAAGGTACTGGTTCCGGTGTTTGCAGTGGGAAGGGCTCAAGAATTGATGATAGTTCTGGAAGAGTATATGAGGCATGGAATCATTGATGAAGTCCCTATCTACATTGACGGCATGATCTGGGAAGCTAACGCCATCCACACCGCCCGACCAGAGTATCTGAGTAAGGATTTAAGGGACCAGATATTCCATATGGGTCGAAACCCCTTCATATCCGATGTCTTCCACAAGGTTAACGGTATTGAAAAACGCCGAGATATCATAGAAGGGGAACCAGCCATTATTCTATCCACTTCCGGTATGCTCACCGGGGGAAACTCAGTGGAGTACTTCAAATGGCTCTGTGAAGATGAAAAAAGCAGCCTGGTCTTTGTAGGGTACCAATCGGAAGGTTCCCTGGGAAGGAGAATCCAGAAGGGTTGGAAGGAGATACCACTCAAAGAAGATGGAAAAACTAACGTTTACAACGTGAAGATGCAGATCACAACCATAGAAGGTTTTAGTGGTCATTCTGACCGTAAACAACTAATGGATTACATTAGACGCATCTCACCCAAACCCGAGAAGATATTGGTCTGTCATGGTGACAATTACAAAACCCTGGATCTGGCCAGCAGCATCTACCGTAGCTATAAAATTGAAACAAAAACCCCCATGAATCTGGAAACAGTTAGAATACAGTAA
- the psmB gene encoding archaeal proteasome endopeptidase complex subunit beta: MNDENRLKGTTTVGLTCKDGVVFATERRASMGNLIAHKVADKIFKLDHHIGATIAGSVSDAQSLMKYISAEIALYRLRNGKKMSVEAAATLTSNILHSSRFYPFFVQTLLGGVDDKGPAVYSLDPTGGVVKDMMISTGSGSPFAYGVLEDRYSEDLYVEEGVDVAIRAIKAAMERDTYSGNGIVVATITAEEGFKKLSEEEVEKKIKQII, translated from the coding sequence ATGAATGATGAAAATCGACTTAAAGGCACTACAACTGTGGGTTTAACCTGTAAAGATGGAGTTGTTTTTGCCACCGAAAGAAGGGCCAGTATGGGCAACTTGATCGCCCACAAGGTTGCCGATAAAATATTCAAACTTGACCATCATATTGGAGCCACCATCGCTGGCTCAGTTTCAGATGCCCAAAGCCTCATGAAATACATCAGTGCCGAAATCGCCCTTTACAGGCTAAGAAACGGCAAAAAAATGAGTGTAGAGGCTGCAGCCACCTTAACTTCTAACATATTACATTCATCCAGATTTTATCCCTTCTTCGTCCAGACCCTATTGGGAGGAGTGGATGATAAGGGCCCCGCTGTATATTCACTGGATCCCACCGGAGGAGTGGTTAAAGATATGATGATATCCACCGGTTCAGGTTCACCATTTGCGTATGGGGTTCTGGAAGACCGCTATAGTGAAGACCTTTACGTGGAAGAAGGAGTTGATGTTGCCATTCGAGCTATAAAAGCCGCCATGGAACGTGACACCTATTCTGGAAACGGCATCGTGGTGGCCACCATCACCGCCGAGGAAGGCTTCAAAAAACTAAGTGAGGAAGAAGTAGAAAAAAAGATTAAACAAATCATCTAA
- a CDS encoding formate--phosphoribosylaminoimidazolecarboxamide ligase: MSKIDRQKIMGILDEYDKEDITIATLGSHSSLHMFQGAKTEGFRTAVVCEKGREVPYKRFGVCDEYIMVDHFSDIVNEEVQEQLRDMNSIVFPHGSFVAYAGLDNIETIFNVPMFGNRDILRWEAERDLERKLMTESGVRIPKKIKNPADIDGTVMVKFPGARGGRGYFVANSTEEYDEKIETMMARNWIEEEDIKGAHIEEYVLGCNYCIHYFFSGLKDEVELMGIDSRYESTIDGLVRVPAKDQIDMGVNASYVVTGNHPVVLRESLLPQAFDIGDKITEGAKGLVPPGFNGPFCMQTLVNDDLEVVVFEMSARSDGGTNTFMNGSAYSYLYYGEPLSMGRRMAMEIKNGIAEDRLDEIIT, from the coding sequence ATGAGCAAAATAGACCGGCAAAAAATTATGGGCATTCTGGATGAGTATGATAAGGAAGACATTACTATTGCAACGTTAGGAAGCCACTCATCCTTACATATGTTTCAGGGCGCAAAAACAGAGGGCTTCAGGACCGCAGTAGTGTGTGAAAAGGGTCGTGAGGTTCCTTATAAAAGGTTTGGAGTTTGTGATGAATATATAATGGTCGATCATTTTAGTGACATAGTTAATGAGGAAGTGCAGGAACAATTAAGGGATATGAACAGTATCGTATTCCCACACGGTTCATTTGTGGCCTATGCAGGATTGGATAACATAGAAACCATTTTTAACGTTCCCATGTTTGGAAACCGGGATATCCTGCGTTGGGAAGCTGAAAGGGATCTGGAAAGGAAATTGATGACCGAATCCGGGGTCAGAATTCCTAAAAAGATAAAAAATCCAGCTGATATTGACGGCACGGTTATGGTTAAATTCCCCGGAGCCCGGGGAGGAAGAGGGTACTTCGTCGCTAACTCTACTGAAGAGTACGACGAGAAAATTGAGACTATGATGGCCAGAAACTGGATCGAAGAAGAAGATATAAAAGGGGCCCACATTGAAGAATATGTATTAGGCTGTAACTACTGTATCCACTACTTCTTCTCAGGATTAAAGGATGAAGTAGAACTAATGGGGATTGACAGCAGATACGAATCTACCATAGACGGTTTGGTCCGAGTTCCTGCTAAAGATCAGATCGATATGGGTGTTAACGCATCCTATGTTGTAACCGGTAATCACCCAGTAGTTTTAAGAGAATCACTGCTCCCACAGGCATTTGATATAGGAGACAAGATCACCGAAGGTGCCAAAGGATTGGTACCGCCAGGATTCAACGGTCCATTCTGTATGCAGACCCTGGTTAACGATGACCTAGAAGTGGTAGTGTTTGAGATGAGTGCCCGGTCCGACGGTGGAACCAACACCTTCATGAACGGATCTGCCTACAGCTACCTCTACTACGGAGAACCATTAAGCATGGGCCGCAGAATGGCAATGGAAATCAAAAATGGGATAGCTGAAGATAGGTTAGATGAAATAATAACTTAA
- a CDS encoding beta-class carbonic anhydrase — MSHMPQKKLSIVTCMDTRLTGFLEPALGIERGDAKIIKNAGNTVAGRDVIRSVAASIFALGVEEVMVIGHTNCGMANVDPEKLKSTMEERGIDPEEIAKVDIKEWIGAIDGEESNVIQVVEEIKSSPFIPDDVPIHGLIMDIESGELKVLLDDR; from the coding sequence ATGAGTCACATGCCTCAAAAAAAGCTTTCTATTGTTACCTGTATGGACACCCGACTCACCGGATTCTTAGAGCCAGCTCTGGGAATCGAACGAGGTGATGCCAAGATTATTAAAAATGCGGGTAACACCGTGGCAGGCAGGGACGTAATTCGATCCGTGGCGGCCTCCATATTTGCGCTGGGAGTGGAAGAGGTAATGGTCATTGGTCACACCAACTGTGGAATGGCCAACGTGGACCCTGAAAAACTAAAAAGCACCATGGAAGAACGGGGCATTGACCCGGAAGAAATAGCCAAAGTTGACATAAAAGAATGGATTGGGGCTATTGACGGGGAAGAATCCAACGTAATCCAGGTAGTAGAAGAAATTAAAAGTTCACCCTTTATTCCCGATGATGTACCAATCCATGGACTTATTATGGACATAGAAAGCGGAGAATTGAAGGTTCTTTTGGACGACAGATAA
- a CDS encoding Coenzyme F420 hydrogenase/dehydrogenase, beta subunit C-terminal domain: MVQVNDMYYAWSPDEEIAESGECGGAVTSIMKFLLEEGIVDAVLAVKKGSDLYDAVPTLISDPEKIKETAGSLHCGTLNICNTLSNYLNGAKDMKIAVTTKPCDAMSIVELMKRKQIDPENVVMIGVNCGGTMPPVKAREMIEKFYDLDPDDVLKEEIAKGNLIIETADQEKEISIDELEEQGYGRRTNCRRCENNIPVMSDIAMGNWGVIGPLAGKATFVEVFSEKGAEILQKAIDAGALKVQDPVPKGIEIRANIDKAMVNLANKWQAKDFGDEGGLLEIDAYMDEFDRCIKCYGCREACPICWCIKCTIESESDDWVGKGEIPPSPMFHFVRMIHMVDSCTNCGQCEEVCPAEIPLAKIFHKVNRNLQDVFDYYPGYDRERKPPLSVVDKEPSEE, translated from the coding sequence ATGGTGCAAGTAAACGATATGTATTATGCATGGTCTCCCGATGAGGAAATTGCTGAAAGTGGAGAATGCGGAGGAGCTGTAACTTCTATAATGAAATTCTTACTGGAAGAAGGAATTGTAGATGCAGTTTTAGCCGTTAAAAAAGGTTCAGACCTTTATGACGCAGTCCCCACCCTAATCAGTGACCCAGAAAAGATCAAAGAAACAGCTGGTTCACTACACTGTGGAACCCTCAATATCTGCAATACCCTGAGCAATTACCTGAACGGTGCCAAGGATATGAAAATCGCGGTGACTACCAAACCCTGCGATGCAATGAGCATCGTGGAACTCATGAAAAGAAAGCAGATAGACCCAGAAAACGTGGTAATGATTGGCGTTAACTGTGGAGGAACCATGCCTCCCGTTAAAGCCAGAGAAATGATCGAAAAATTCTACGATCTGGATCCTGACGATGTACTGAAAGAAGAAATCGCCAAAGGAAACCTTATAATCGAAACCGCTGACCAAGAAAAAGAGATAAGCATCGACGAACTGGAAGAGCAAGGCTATGGACGAAGAACCAACTGTAGACGATGTGAAAACAATATACCCGTAATGTCAGACATAGCAATGGGTAACTGGGGCGTAATAGGGCCTTTAGCCGGGAAAGCTACCTTCGTAGAAGTATTCTCAGAAAAAGGTGCCGAAATCCTGCAGAAGGCCATAGATGCTGGAGCCCTAAAGGTTCAGGACCCAGTACCTAAGGGCATTGAAATCCGAGCCAACATCGATAAAGCCATGGTAAATCTGGCCAATAAATGGCAAGCCAAAGACTTCGGAGACGAAGGTGGCCTGTTAGAGATAGATGCATACATGGACGAATTTGACCGATGTATAAAATGTTACGGTTGCAGAGAAGCCTGCCCAATATGCTGGTGCATTAAATGTACCATTGAGTCTGAATCAGATGATTGGGTAGGAAAAGGAGAAATTCCTCCTTCACCAATGTTCCACTTTGTGAGAATGATTCATATGGTGGATTCCTGTACCAACTGCGGACAATGCGAAGAAGTCTGCCCCGCAGAAATACCACTGGCCAAAATTTTCCATAAGGTAAACCGCAACCTACAAGATGTCTTTGACTACTATCCTGGATACGATCGGGAACGAAAGCCACCGCTATCTGTGGTTGACAAAGAACCAAGTGAGGAATAG
- a CDS encoding hydrogenase iron-sulfur subunit, giving the protein MEWEPKIIVFCCNWCSYGGADTAGTARMQYPPNVRVIRVMCSGRINPLFILKAFDEGADGVMVAGCHFGDCHYDRGNFACDRRMTALKTVLTTLGIDEGRFYLDWISASEGEKFANTMTMVSEKVKELGPFSWRQNKAEAG; this is encoded by the coding sequence ATGGAATGGGAACCCAAAATAATAGTTTTTTGTTGTAACTGGTGTTCTTATGGAGGGGCAGATACTGCCGGTACCGCGAGGATGCAATATCCTCCTAACGTCCGTGTGATCAGAGTAATGTGCTCTGGTAGAATAAACCCACTTTTCATCTTAAAAGCATTCGATGAAGGTGCAGACGGAGTTATGGTAGCAGGATGCCACTTTGGAGACTGCCACTACGATAGAGGAAATTTCGCATGTGATCGCCGAATGACTGCCTTAAAAACAGTCCTAACTACCCTGGGCATTGATGAAGGAAGATTCTACCTGGATTGGATATCTGCCTCTGAAGGTGAAAAATTCGCCAATACAATGACCATGGTAAGTGAAAAAGTAAAAGAACTCGGTCCATTCTCGTGGAGACAAAATAAAGCTGAGGCTGGGTGA
- a CDS encoding Coenzyme F420 hydrogenase/dehydrogenase, beta subunit C-terminal domain, whose amino-acid sequence MVQVGDMYYAWGSDDEIAASGECGGAVTTILKFLLEDGIVDAVLAVKKGSDLYDAVPTLISDPEKIIETAGSLHCGTLNMAKTLEKYLDGARNMKIAVTAKPCDAMTMVELIKREQIDGDNIIIVGVNCGGTMPPVKAREMIEKFYETDPDAVIKEEIAKGNLIIETAEGEQEISIDELEDQGYGRRTNCRRCEINIPRMADLALGNWGVIGPLAGKATFVEVFSEKGADVLDKAINAGVLNTQEPIPKGVEIRANIDKIMAKLANKWQAKDFDESRGEIMATFAQYLDEFERCIKCYGCRESCPICYCEECTLEVDGPEWLAKGSLPPSPMFHMERLIHMVDSCTNCGQCEEVCPAEIPLAKIWHEINSKIKETYGYQRGVKEGMPPFSYFPLEAGK is encoded by the coding sequence ATGGTTCAAGTAGGTGATATGTACTACGCCTGGGGGTCGGATGACGAAATAGCCGCCAGCGGTGAATGCGGTGGAGCAGTTACCACTATACTGAAATTTCTGTTAGAAGATGGTATTGTGGACGCAGTTCTAGCCGTTAAAAAAGGTTCAGACCTCTATGACGCAGTTCCCACCCTAATCAGTGATCCGGAAAAGATCATAGAAACTGCCGGTTCTCTGCACTGTGGAACCCTCAACATGGCCAAAACTCTAGAAAAATATCTGGATGGTGCCAGAAATATGAAAATCGCCGTCACTGCCAAACCATGCGATGCTATGACCATGGTAGAGCTCATCAAACGTGAGCAGATTGACGGAGATAACATAATTATCGTGGGGGTTAACTGCGGAGGAACCATGCCTCCCGTTAAGGCCCGGGAAATGATCGAAAAATTCTACGAAACCGATCCTGACGCTGTAATAAAAGAAGAAATCGCCAAAGGAAATCTTATAATAGAAACAGCTGAGGGAGAACAAGAGATAAGCATTGACGAACTGGAAGACCAGGGCTATGGACGAAGAACCAACTGCAGACGATGTGAGATTAACATTCCCCGAATGGCAGATCTAGCCCTAGGTAACTGGGGTGTCATAGGACCTTTAGCTGGGAAGGCTACCTTCGTAGAAGTATTCTCAGAAAAAGGTGCAGACGTTTTAGACAAGGCCATCAACGCCGGAGTTTTAAACACCCAGGAGCCCATACCCAAAGGTGTGGAAATCCGGGCCAACATCGACAAAATCATGGCTAAACTGGCCAATAAATGGCAAGCCAAAGACTTCGACGAAAGTAGGGGCGAGATAATGGCTACCTTCGCCCAGTACTTGGATGAATTCGAAAGATGCATTAAGTGCTATGGCTGCCGGGAATCCTGTCCCATCTGCTACTGTGAAGAATGTACTCTAGAAGTAGATGGACCAGAATGGTTAGCAAAAGGCTCTCTACCACCATCTCCAATGTTCCACATGGAACGTTTAATACACATGGTGGACTCCTGTACCAACTGTGGACAGTGCGAAGAAGTCTGCCCCGCAGAAATACCACTAGCTAAAATTTGGCACGAAATAAACTCCAAGATAAAGGAGACCTATGGATACCAGCGAGGAGTTAAAGAGGGAATGCCGCCATTCTCCTATTTTCCTCTGGAGGCAGGCAAGTAA
- the fdhF gene encoding formate dehydrogenase subunit alpha has protein sequence MNLEYTPTTCPYCGCGCGFNLVSVDGRLVGVEPWKRNPVNEGKLCPKGNFSYEFVHRDDRLTTPLIKEGGKFREATWDEALDLVASKLGEMKEANAEQMAFLSSARCTNEENYVFQKFVRTVIGTNNVDHCARLCHGPSVAGLAQTFGSGAMTNSLESCAHADVVFLIGTNTLEQHPLMWRRALQAKDKGAKIMVADPRFTPSAKQADLYIPFKSGTDVALLNGMMNVIIEEGLEDKEFIENRTTDFDELKAMVKKYPPEEVAKITGVAPELIREAAIMYAKADNAALLFSMGITQHTVGTENVMSTSNLAMLTGNIGRPGTGVNPLRGQNNVQGACDMGALPVVYPGYQAVINEELGEKMKCSWGCSDLSCTPGLTVVEMMHAAHDGDIKGMYIMGENPMVSDPDLKHVEAALNNLDFLVVQDIFLTETAQLADVVLPAMSWAEKDGTFTSTERRVQYIRKAVEGPGEARDDWAIVSDIATRMGSDLFNYNSPHEIMEEVRTVTPQYAGMNKERLSKPEALHWPCPDEEHPGTPILHAERFATPDGLGVFKAIEWKPPAENPDEEYPFILTTGRTLFHWHTGSMTRRSETLDREVPAGWVEINPEDAAELGIKNKEMVRVKTRRGEIEIGAKVTPDIIKGTVFIPFHFAESAANILTSGDQLDPFAKMPELKVSAASVEKIAG, from the coding sequence ATGAATCTAGAATACACACCAACCACATGTCCATACTGTGGATGTGGATGTGGATTCAACTTGGTAAGCGTTGATGGACGGCTTGTCGGAGTTGAACCATGGAAAAGAAACCCGGTAAACGAAGGAAAACTATGCCCTAAAGGTAATTTTTCATACGAATTCGTGCACCGAGACGATAGATTAACCACCCCTTTAATCAAAGAAGGCGGTAAATTTAGGGAAGCAACTTGGGACGAAGCACTGGACTTAGTTGCATCCAAATTAGGTGAAATGAAAGAAGCAAATGCCGAACAAATGGCATTCCTTTCCTCAGCCAGATGCACCAACGAAGAAAACTACGTGTTTCAGAAGTTTGTGCGAACCGTAATTGGAACCAACAACGTAGATCACTGCGCAAGACTGTGTCACGGCCCTTCAGTGGCCGGGCTGGCCCAGACCTTTGGATCCGGAGCTATGACCAACTCACTGGAAAGCTGTGCTCATGCGGATGTGGTGTTCCTAATTGGAACCAACACCCTTGAACAACACCCACTTATGTGGAGAAGGGCCTTACAAGCCAAGGATAAGGGCGCTAAAATCATGGTGGCAGACCCCAGGTTCACACCATCTGCCAAACAAGCTGACCTTTACATACCCTTCAAATCCGGGACCGACGTGGCCCTCTTAAACGGTATGATGAACGTGATCATAGAGGAAGGCCTCGAAGATAAAGAGTTCATAGAAAACCGGACCACGGATTTCGATGAATTAAAGGCCATGGTCAAAAAGTATCCGCCTGAAGAAGTAGCAAAAATAACCGGAGTGGCCCCTGAACTCATCAGAGAAGCTGCGATTATGTACGCTAAAGCAGACAACGCTGCTCTTCTATTCTCCATGGGTATCACCCAGCACACCGTCGGTACCGAAAACGTTATGTCCACTTCCAACCTGGCCATGCTCACCGGTAACATCGGAAGACCTGGAACCGGAGTAAACCCATTAAGAGGACAAAACAACGTGCAAGGAGCATGTGACATGGGAGCTCTCCCGGTAGTATACCCCGGATATCAAGCAGTAATCAACGAGGAACTGGGAGAGAAAATGAAATGTTCCTGGGGATGCAGTGACCTGTCCTGTACACCCGGTCTTACCGTGGTGGAAATGATGCACGCCGCTCACGATGGAGATATCAAAGGCATGTACATCATGGGCGAAAACCCTATGGTATCCGATCCTGACCTAAAACACGTGGAAGCTGCCTTGAACAACCTGGACTTCTTAGTAGTGCAGGACATTTTCTTAACCGAAACCGCACAGTTAGCAGATGTAGTGCTACCCGCCATGTCCTGGGCTGAAAAAGACGGAACCTTCACCAGCACCGAAAGAAGGGTGCAATATATCCGGAAAGCAGTTGAAGGACCTGGTGAAGCAAGGGACGACTGGGCCATAGTTTCTGACATTGCCACCAGAATGGGATCTGATTTATTCAATTACAACTCCCCACATGAGATAATGGAGGAAGTCAGAACTGTAACTCCCCAGTACGCCGGGATGAACAAAGAAAGGCTATCCAAACCAGAAGCCCTTCACTGGCCATGCCCCGATGAAGAACACCCTGGAACTCCTATTCTCCACGCCGAAAGATTTGCAACTCCCGATGGTCTGGGCGTATTCAAAGCCATCGAGTGGAAGCCACCAGCCGAAAATCCAGACGAAGAGTATCCATTCATACTCACCACTGGACGAACATTGTTCCACTGGCACACTGGTAGTATGACCCGAAGATCAGAAACCCTGGATCGGGAAGTACCAGCTGGATGGGTTGAAATTAATCCTGAAGACGCAGCTGAACTTGGCATTAAAAATAAAGAGATGGTTCGTGTTAAAACCCGACGCGGAGAAATCGAAATCGGTGCCAAAGTCACTCCAGACATCATTAAAGGAACGGTGTTCATACCCTTCCACTTTGCTGAAAGTGCAGCAAACATACTAACCAGTGGAGATCAGTTAGATCCATTCGCCAAGATGCCGGAACTCAAAGTATCAGCTGCCAGTGTAGAGAAAATAGCGGGGTGA